tgtcatgtagtcgacgttcacataacaccactagaggaaagacaacatacatctcatcaaaatatcgaacgaataccaaattcacatgattacttataacgagacttctcccatgtcctcaggaacaaaggtaactactcacaaagcatgttcatgttcaagatcagaggggtattgaatatcattaaggatctgaacatatgatattccaccaaataaaccaactagcatcaactacaaggagtaatcaacactactagcaacccacacgtaccaatctgaggttttaggacaaagattgaatacaagagatgaactagggtttgagaggagatgtgttggaaaacgttgcatggaaaacaaaaattttctacgcacattcaagatctatccatggagatgcattgcaacgagagggggagagtgtgtctacgtaccctcgtagaccgtaagcggaagcgtttaacaacgcgttgatgtagtcgaacttcttcgcgctccaaccgatcaagtaccaaacgcacggaacctccgcgttctgcacacgttcagctcggtgatgtcctctgccttcttgatccagcaagacggagAGGACATAGATGAGTTCCGACAGCACGAtagtgtggtggtggtgatggtgaagtaatctccgcagggcttcgcctaagcactacggaaAATATGACTGAGGGAGTAAATGGTGgacgggggcgccgcacatggctaagaaattgtctgttgtgtgctaggcgccccctcccacatatatatatgtaGGAGGAAGGGAGGAGCAGTCAAAAGAGgcacccaagtaggaggaatcctacttggggtccctcctaagccgccccccttcctttctcccatgagagggaaaggcgggaggggctagccctcccccttttccttccctagggctggccaAACTAGGGAGGGGGTGCtccagcccccttgtgggctggtctgtcccctactttggcccataaggcccataacttgccgggggggtgcccggaaccccttccgatgacccgattccttcccggtacgtccggaaacacttctggtgtccaaataccattgtcctatatatcaatctttacctctcgaccatttcgagactcaacatcatgtccatgatctcatctgggactccgacaacattcggtcaccaaaacatataactcatataacaatatatcgtcaacgaacgttaagcgtgcggaccctacgggttcgagaactatgtagacatgactgagacacatctccggtcaataaccaatagcggaacctggatgtctgatacgtctccatcgtatctacttttcctaacgatGTTCCTCTTTTTTTGGattctaatttgcatgatttgaatgaaaacTAACCCGTACTGACGTTGCtttcagcaaaactaccatggtgttgtttttgtgcagaaataaaagttctcggattggaacgaaactttgtgtggaatttttatacaataaaaaagaatttctggagccaagaaccaccggaggggggcacctgggtgggcacaaaccaccaaggcgcgccccctctcctggcgcgcccaggtgggttgtccccacccggtggccccgcagaccctgaaacctacgctataaaatcctattttccagaaaaaattagAGAGGAAGAATTATCTCGTTTCGtgatacggagccgccgtcacctcctgttcttcatcgggaggccagatctggagtctgtttggggctccggagggGGGGATCTTCCGtctttgtcatcaccaaccctcctccatcgccaattccatgatgctctccaccaggagtgagtaattccttcataggctcgctggtcggtgtggagttggatgagattcatcgtgtaatcgagttagtttttttagggcttgaccctagtatccactatgttctgagattgatgttgctatgactttgctatgcttaatgcttgacactttgggcccaggtgccatgatttcagatctgaaccgtttatatTATCATTATTATATCGATATtcttgatccgatcttgcaagttatagtcacctactacgtatTATGAgctggcaaccccggagtgacaatagtcgggacacttcccggtgatgatcgtagtttgaggagttcatgtattcaccgtgtgttaatgctttgttccggttctctattaaaaggaggccttaatatcccttagtttccaataggaccctgctaCCACGGGAgcgtaggacaaaagatgtcatgcaagttctttccataagcacgtatgactatttacggaatacatgcctacattatatttatgaactggagctagtgccatatcgccctaggttatgaccgatatatgataaatatcatccaacaaatcgttgatccaatgcctacgattttcctatatattgatcttgctaagttactattgctgtTGTTACTATTGTCACttctacaaaatcattgctatcactgttaccgttactgttgCTACTACCACTACTATCAAatctatcatattactgtgctactgatcactttgctgcagataattaatttccaggtgtggttgagtTGACAACTcgactgctaatacttgcaaatattctttggctccccttgtgtcgaatctataaatttgggttgaatattctaccctcgaaaactattgtgatcccctatacttgtgggttatcaatgcccatattggctcctacatttTCTACAAAGATcattatcggtcgaaccgttatgacaacacaCGTAATTCCCTTtcgtccatcggtatgttacttgcccgagattcgatcgttggtatcttcatacctagttcaatctcgttaccggcaagtctctttactcgttccgtaatacatcaccttgtgactaactccttagtcatttgcttgcaagcttatgatgtgtattaccgagggggcccaaagatacctctctgatactcggagtgacaaatcctaatcttgatctatgccaactcaacaaacaccttcgaagatacctgtagagcatctatatggtcacccagttatgttgtgacgtttgatagcacacaaggtattcctctggtgtccgggagttgcataatgtcatagtcgaaggaataagtatttgacatgaagaaagcaatagcaataaactgaaagatcattatgctaagctaacggatgggtcttgtccatcacatcattctcctaatgatgtgatcccgttatcaaatgacaacacatgtctatggttaggaaacgttaaccatctttgatcaatgagctagtctagtagaggcttactagggacacgatatttgtttatgtattcacacatgtatttatgTTTCCAAtcagtacaattctagcatgaataataaaccctTATCATGATTTacgaaatataataataaccattttattattgcctctagggcatatttccatcaagatggtgctggtgaagatgttgttggactttgaccccctctcgatgagaggatcattggtgatgacgatggctcggatttccccctccgagagggaagtttccctggcagaatagctccaccggagccctagattgcttctgccaggttctgcctcgagacggcggcgcttcgtcccgaaatcTTCTGCCCATGTCAAAAGactccatatagcagaagattggCACCGGAGACCTGCCAGGCggcccacaagccctaggggcgcgcccccaggcttgtgggcacctggtgggtcccctctggtattttcttctcccaataatttttatatattccaatataattctccataaattttcaggacttttggagttgtgcagaataggtctctcggATTTGCTCCTTTCTGGTCCAGAAtttcagctgccggcattctccctcttcatgtaaatcttataaaataagagcgtaaatgcataagtattgtaccataatgtgtaataatagcccataatgcaatagatatcaacataaatgcatgatgcgaaatggacgtatcgcctagcacatcacataaagattttggtatattggaaacgctagcacccaaatcacataaatcaTTACACTCATATTTTTTTATCTTTACTTTAATAGTAGGTTTCCATTCATCATACAATTTTCTAGGTATTGAAAATTCCAACTCTAGCTTTTCTTCATGAGCTTTTATCATAGCTTCTACAATATGTTTAGTGAacgctttattttgttcataagcattgGGTGAATTTACCATGGATTGCAACCAGTGGCGGATGTACAGGGTGGCCAAGGTGGGCCGATTTGAATGTGCCTATATACCTACTATATCTCTAATTGGGACAAAGAGAAAAAACGGCCCATTATTAAACACATTAAGCTATGCATGAAGGGCGGCCAACCAGCTATGCCACATGGCGCAAGCTAGTTGGCTGCGGTGAGAAATCTTTTAGAATTTTTTTTAGATGAAGGTGTGGATTATTTTTTAAATGGATTTTTTTATACGATGGAGATGAGGGCCTTTGGTATTTTTTAAATGAGGGGTTATGCAAAGTGGCACTCGCCGGTAGGCTGCGGtggtatttttttctttttttacatGAAGGTAAGGATTTTTCTGAGATGTTTTTTTAGACGGAGGCAAGGACTCTATGTATTATTTTGAAATGAAAATGTGCGCACATCTTTCTCTCAAGCGGCGCCACATGGTGGCACCCCAACCACTAGTTAACTTATCCAAGGATGAACACATCACGGCCTGTCCAAGCACGAGCAGAACCCTCATCTCGCCCGGTCGCCCCCCTCGCACAGAAACTACTCTGCGGCTCTGCCCGACCCCGACACCTAGCCGGCCAACCGCATCGCCGTCGCCATTCCTCGCGACTTCGTCGGTCGCCGGCCGGAGCCCAAAGTTCAGCCGCCCAGGAGGCTCCTGCCTCCCCTAGTCCCCTTCCTGTCTTCCCGCTCGGCCGCCCACCTGGTCCAGCTGCGACCCTGCCCTGCGGGCGGCTGCGCCCCTACAGACTGCGTTCTCGGCGTCCTGCTGGCCCGCCCGCCCCCCTACAGAGCCCCACCATGGCGGCAAACCCCTGGCCAATTTAAGGTACCGGCTATGTGTATTGACTTTACTGGCTATAACAGGATATGCTCAATTGTGCTGAATGAAAAGTTGTCGGCTTACAAGAGCGGCTGAAAAATGAAAGAAGTACGGGTGAAAAGGCCGAGTCATCAACTGGTTCTTTGGATAAATCTTTATTAATTGCTTCTGAAAATTTGAGCTCTTTAAAGACCTCTCATCAGGAAGAAAAATCATCATTGTGGAAGCGTGCTGAGGACACAGAGGGCCGGCTTGAGCCGGTCACTGCGGAGCTAAACATGTTGAAGTGCCATATTACCCATATGACGCCAGCTATCTTTGGTAAACAACTCTTTGAATATTAATTGATAATTCACCTGACGACTCCCATTTCAAAGTGGAAGTGTTTTAATCTTAGACTGTCCTTATTTTGCAGGTACGAGAAGTGGAAATCTTCGCCAGACACCTCTGGTGAACTTAAAAGCCGTATACACCTTCATTGAGTAGCTGTATGCAGGGAGCCTGTTTACCATAATGGTTGTGAAGGGTGGACAAGAGCCACCACAATTAATAAAAGATGTGCTGAAACAACTCTCTACCATCCCCAAGCAACTGGAGGAGTGGAAAAAAATCAGTTGCCCGAGTCGGTGCAACGATGTCTCTTAGTCGTGCCAAAGCTTATTTGCTAGAGATGGATCCGTCTGAGATGTCGGGCGGGTTTCTAGAATTTAATGTTGATGGTAGTGAGTTTTCTGCAATAGACTATGCCCGTTGCGTGAAGGAAACTCGTGTCTTGCCGAGTCAACTTGTTGAAGATCTTGACTTGAACAAGTATCAGCCAACTTATGATGAGTAGAATACACGGGTTAACCCGCCAATGTTTAAGCCTTTTGACTTAACTCCCTCACGGCGAAAGAATATCTTTGCTCCTGATGTTTACCCATCAATTATCATACAGGATGATGCCATATTCCAAGCATTAACAACTATCAACTGGGATCTGAACAACTTTCAgatcgaagaagaagaagccgaCGCAAGATAACCCAGAGGCATCAAACGCTGGAGATCGTCAAGAAGGTGTCAACCTAGAAAGCGACAACCCAGAGGGCATAGGAGCCGATGTACAGCAGTAGATGGCTTCTAACAACTTTGTTGGTATATTGAGCCTAGCTGTGGCTATGTAATAGGGTAGTAAAACTCTTGTGTCATCTGTCGTGCCTTCGCGCACTTTTACACTTTGAGTGTAAAGATTTTGACTTGTGGGGTGTTCTATTGACCTGCCCAGTATCCTGATACTGATCCGCTGCTTGAATCAATGATGTGGTGAGTCATATTTTTTGATGCGCCGATAATGGTTATTTGTCTGAATCTTGATCCAAAAATATGGAATGTGTATGTATACTTCAACGACTCATGGTTGATATCAATACATGATTGTTTTAACTCGGTGTACCAATGACTCGGTGACTTGGTCACCAGGAGCTCAATCTTGATCGGAATAATCCGGTGTTTTATTGACCCAACGACTTATGGTCGATATAATATTTGATCAAGGAGCAAATAATCCTGAAAAATAGAAAGTGAAAACATGGATAAATATACATTAATCCAGCTTTCAAGGCACGACCAAAGACCGACTTTCGAGGCACGAGTCTTGCTTCAATGAAGCTGGCGTGATAGCCCTTGATTTATCCTAGCTCTCTGTAAGCCGGCTCTCATATGACATAAGCCGGCGTTTTAACCTTGAAAAGTTCAGGGTCATAAtagattgactgtcaagagtacgCCGGGTCATCTTGGCGGATGAGCATCAAGCAAACATGCAGGTTTAGCCAAGATTTATAATGGCATATGCTGGGTCAAGAGGGATGTTAATAGCTAAACTCGATGAgttggaagcccccaagtgacctatgATCAAAAATAAAGACTCATGCACAACATATGGGATGAAACGGCAGAGGCCCCGAGTTTCGAGGATGCCTGCTTTATTAATGTTTGATCATAAAATATATATACATAAAGGTATGTACAAAAAGCTAGAGCTAGTGGCTCTAAGTATAATAAGGATGGAGATGAGCTATATGTCAAGGCCTATTGGTCTCCTCCCTAGATGTGCGTGACTTATTATGTTCACGTATGTCAATCAGGTAATATGAACCGTTGTTGAGGTTCTTGCTGAtgacaaaaggcccttcccatgGAGGTGAAAGCTTATGCATACCGGTTTGATCTTGTACCAGTCGGAGCACTaagtcgccctcttggaaagtaCGGTTGTGGTAGCAACGTAGGTCTTGCTGATATATTGCAGATTGTGCTACTACAAAGTCACGTTCCTCTTTCAAAGCATCCAGTGAGTATTGCCGAGCCTGCTCATTAtctgcttcaacataagccgccactcggggGGTATCATGACGAATATCGCTGGGTAGCACCGCTTCTGCACCATAAAAAATGAAGAGAGGTGTATAACCAATTGATCTGTTGGGAGTCGTCCATATGCTCCAAAGGACAGAATGGAGCTCCTCTACCCAACAACCCGGAGTACGCTCAAGAGGAACCATAAGTCTTGGTTTGATGCCTCATAAATTTTCCTGGTTAGCACGTTCTGCTTGGCCATTGGACTGAGGGTGCGCCACGGAGGCCACGTCAAGCTAGATATGCTCTTGCTGACAAAACTTCTTCATGGCTCCTTTGGACAAGTTAGTTCCATTATCACTGATGATGCTATGCGAGTAACCAAAATGAAAAATGAACCTTTTCAAGAATATGACTGCCGTCTCCACATCACAATTGTTGATTGGCTCTTCTTCaacccacttggtgaatttatcaaCAATAACTAAAAGGTGGGTTTTCTTGTCTTTGGACCATTTGAACAGACCAATCATATCAAGTCCCCATACTGCAAAAgaccaagtgattggaatcattcGGAGTTCTTGAACCAGCACATGAGCTTGATGTGCAAACTTCTAACATCCATCACACTTGTGCACAATATCTTCAGCATCTGCATGAGCCGTGAGCCAATAGAAACCGTGTCGAAAAGCCTTCGCAACCAGGGATCTTGAGCCGACATGATGACCACAGTCACCAGAGTGAATCTCATTGAGGATTTCTCGGCCCTCATCAGGGGAAACACAACATTGAAAAACACCGGTGATGCTTCTTCTGTGCAACTCACCATGGACAATAGTCATAGACTTGGAGCACCGGACGATCTGACTAGCAATAAGTTCATCCTGAGGGAGCTTGTCTCGAGTTAGATACGCCAAATAAGGAACCATCCAATCTGGGGTAGCACGAACATCCACCACCAATTGTGCCTCTAGGTCAGGTATAGCGAGATCTTCCTCTAACGGTAATTTGACAGAAGGATTATGGAGTACATCAAGGAACACGTTGGGGGGGCTTACACTGAGAGCCGAGTTGTGACAGAGCATAAGCCACCGATCTATATGGTCCACTTGATATCCTTTAAAGAGGCCTGCAATGTTGGTCACTGCTtgtcgataagccgccatgagggggtcttTCGAATCCCACTTCCAGAAACTTGCTGAGCAGCCAAATCAGAGTCGCCTAGGCACCTGACCCGGCtaagattcatctccttagccatacGG
The Aegilops tauschii subsp. strangulata cultivar AL8/78 chromosome 3, Aet v6.0, whole genome shotgun sequence genome window above contains:
- the LOC120975624 gene encoding uncharacterized protein, which produces MAAYRQAVTNIAGLFKGYQVDHIDRWLMLCHNSALSVSPPNVFLDVLHNPSVKLPLEEDLAIPDLEAQLVVDVRATPDWMVPYLAYLTRDKLPQDELIASQIVRCSKSMTIVHGELHRRSITGVFQCCVSPDEGREILNEIHSGDCGHHVGSRSLVAKAFRHGFYWLTAHADAEDIVHKCDGC